In a single window of the Myxococcales bacterium genome:
- a CDS encoding DUF853 family protein, whose product MTTTWAPLDTVEIVTWLNAIIGQLHQGATGPVRDELVAELRRDTGASAPFRILAALALLDDCLRIAHLAAAADGVIEDHEVARTLPLARVAAPRFFALLPQYEAFGEPELSAAELISFMRIHREGRGPFGDPGPSTWRGVRLCKRIAAQSHNEAPARDLERMLVRIMDAVFADRDSASERRARDKLRGLFESAGVAGVDPRVTAFCRADAPEVFASVAHGAQVFERDPFDVDTIHGDARTAFASQLEHAITPVRHGQGHGRTLLVLGGAGSGKTHLLRAFRTSVHERGLGYVGYLQMSSDVGDYARYVLTKLIDSLERPYNAPDRPEPALVYLSDGLIEHDGAVAPALLERLRTSEVGDDEFPTFIGQVVDQLVRVDALRTVDSDLIHALVLLQRRDPALQRRIIKYLRCEPLTTYEQGLLGGLAPRLQPEDPVRMVTQLGHLAFQLHAAALVLLVDQIEDEIPDAQSHERIQRAFDALRQIADALPSALVVVACLDDVYDQIRPRLSSPVVDRLERDPGVVRLTAQRSRSEIEVMLARRLEFLYDAVDVGWRDDEALFPFQPEQLDELSNQKARDCLAYFRKYQERCIASATLVPTATAEAGVPPATLSAGVERSDDTDALERAWNDVQVESTSVPDDDVGLLHLLEGGVAACAEELGLAMNPRLDTSKRARLTIASPGRPTRIVEICNRQAQGGHLGRQLVALHDSITDGEIAIALRTSEFSHGPKTQTAKQLGALIKAGGLALAVEDGDLRATLAFTTFAARSSSRPGFQAWRRRARPLARLALFRRLLDLDQLPPSAPPAMAAPGTPATAPTISKAPPPPLPSLPPLPRPAPPAMVPAANLLHLGVTPTMRGEAVTLEAESLKVHAAFLGTTGSGKTTIALNIVEQLLERGISVMLVDRKGDLARYASGTWWAEVPTDPAAAQRKQALRAKVQVDLYTPGESTGRPIRIPIVPAGMPEMTPQERDQVSTTAAGGLAAMIGYGRADAHKKRTAILKKAIELHADTSGATLDDLRDTISRPDPELLAAVGNLTRHFSAVAEDLDTLAIQRGQLLSGGGEVLDVQAMMAPLAGKTRLTIISAVALTDVAVLQFFVSRLLVELARMVRRNPAPTLRTVALFDEADIYIPAVSSPPTKEPMFELLRRARSGGLGVFLATQNPGDLDYKARDNIATWLIGRVAQARAIDKMRNLIGAYPNVAVRLAQQTTGSFFLINPALSATARELRADQAIMKTQQLEEHEIAALARATASP is encoded by the coding sequence GTGACCACCACCTGGGCGCCGCTGGACACCGTCGAGATCGTGACCTGGTTGAACGCCATCATCGGCCAGCTCCATCAAGGCGCCACCGGGCCGGTGCGCGACGAGCTGGTCGCGGAGCTCCGCCGCGACACCGGCGCCAGCGCCCCGTTCCGGATCCTCGCGGCGCTCGCGCTCCTCGACGATTGTCTGCGCATCGCGCACCTCGCCGCGGCCGCCGACGGCGTGATCGAGGACCACGAGGTGGCCCGGACGCTGCCGCTCGCACGCGTCGCCGCGCCGCGCTTCTTCGCGTTGCTCCCTCAGTACGAGGCATTCGGCGAGCCAGAGCTGAGCGCGGCCGAGCTGATCTCGTTCATGCGCATCCATCGGGAGGGGCGCGGGCCGTTCGGCGACCCGGGGCCGAGCACCTGGCGCGGCGTGCGCCTGTGCAAGCGCATCGCTGCGCAGTCCCACAACGAGGCGCCAGCGCGTGATCTCGAGCGCATGCTGGTCAGGATCATGGACGCGGTCTTCGCCGACCGCGACAGCGCGAGCGAACGGCGCGCGCGCGACAAGCTCCGCGGGCTGTTCGAGAGCGCCGGCGTCGCGGGCGTCGATCCGCGCGTCACCGCGTTCTGCCGCGCGGACGCGCCCGAGGTCTTCGCGTCGGTGGCCCACGGAGCCCAGGTCTTCGAGCGCGACCCCTTCGACGTCGACACGATCCATGGCGACGCGCGGACCGCCTTCGCCAGCCAGCTCGAGCACGCGATCACCCCGGTCCGACATGGCCAGGGGCACGGCCGGACGCTCCTGGTCCTGGGCGGCGCCGGGAGCGGCAAGACCCACCTCCTGCGGGCGTTCCGGACCAGCGTCCATGAGCGTGGCCTCGGGTACGTCGGCTACCTGCAGATGTCCTCGGACGTCGGCGACTACGCGCGGTACGTGCTCACCAAGCTGATCGACTCGCTCGAGCGCCCCTACAACGCCCCGGACCGACCCGAGCCCGCGCTCGTGTACCTCTCCGATGGGCTGATCGAGCACGACGGCGCGGTCGCGCCTGCGCTGCTGGAGCGGCTCCGCACCAGCGAGGTCGGCGATGACGAGTTCCCGACCTTCATCGGCCAGGTCGTCGACCAGCTCGTCCGGGTCGACGCGCTCAGGACCGTCGACAGTGACCTTATCCATGCCCTGGTCCTGTTGCAGCGCCGCGATCCCGCGCTGCAGCGTCGGATCATCAAGTACCTGCGGTGCGAGCCGCTGACCACGTATGAGCAAGGCCTGCTCGGTGGCCTGGCGCCGAGGCTCCAGCCCGAAGATCCCGTGCGGATGGTGACCCAGCTCGGCCACCTCGCGTTCCAACTCCACGCCGCAGCGCTCGTGCTCCTCGTCGATCAGATCGAAGACGAGATCCCGGACGCGCAGAGCCACGAGCGCATCCAGCGGGCGTTCGACGCCCTTCGACAGATCGCCGACGCGCTCCCCTCGGCGCTGGTCGTCGTGGCGTGTCTCGACGACGTCTACGATCAGATCCGGCCACGGCTGAGCTCACCCGTCGTCGACCGGCTCGAGCGCGACCCGGGCGTGGTCCGGCTGACCGCGCAACGGAGCCGGAGCGAGATCGAGGTCATGCTGGCCCGGCGGCTCGAGTTCCTCTACGACGCCGTCGACGTCGGCTGGCGCGACGACGAGGCGCTCTTCCCGTTCCAGCCCGAGCAGCTCGACGAGTTGAGCAACCAGAAGGCCCGCGACTGCCTCGCGTACTTCCGGAAGTACCAGGAGCGCTGCATCGCCTCGGCGACCCTCGTCCCGACGGCGACCGCCGAGGCTGGGGTCCCGCCGGCCACGCTCAGCGCGGGCGTCGAGCGATCCGACGACACCGACGCGCTGGAGCGCGCCTGGAACGACGTCCAGGTCGAGTCGACGTCCGTGCCCGACGATGACGTCGGGTTGCTGCACCTGCTCGAAGGCGGGGTCGCCGCCTGCGCGGAAGAACTCGGCCTGGCCATGAACCCGCGCCTCGACACCAGCAAGCGCGCGCGCCTCACCATCGCCAGCCCCGGTCGGCCGACGCGGATCGTCGAGATCTGCAACCGGCAAGCCCAGGGCGGTCACCTGGGCCGTCAGCTCGTCGCGTTGCACGACTCGATCACGGACGGCGAGATCGCCATCGCGCTGCGCACGTCGGAGTTCTCTCACGGACCCAAGACCCAGACCGCCAAGCAGCTCGGCGCCCTGATCAAGGCCGGCGGCCTGGCCCTGGCGGTCGAAGACGGCGACCTGCGCGCGACCCTCGCGTTCACGACGTTCGCGGCCCGTTCCTCGAGTCGCCCAGGCTTCCAGGCCTGGCGACGCCGCGCACGTCCGCTAGCGCGCCTGGCCCTCTTCCGCCGGCTCCTCGACCTCGATCAGCTGCCGCCATCGGCGCCGCCAGCGATGGCGGCACCGGGCACCCCGGCGACAGCGCCGACGATCTCGAAGGCCCCGCCGCCGCCGCTCCCGTCGCTCCCGCCGCTCCCCCGTCCGGCGCCACCGGCCATGGTACCGGCCGCCAACCTGCTCCACCTGGGCGTCACGCCGACGATGCGCGGGGAGGCGGTGACGCTCGAGGCGGAGTCCCTCAAGGTGCATGCGGCGTTCCTCGGCACCACCGGCAGCGGCAAGACCACGATCGCGCTCAACATCGTCGAACAACTCCTCGAGCGCGGCATCTCGGTCATGCTCGTCGACCGCAAGGGCGACCTCGCGCGATACGCCAGCGGCACTTGGTGGGCGGAGGTCCCGACCGACCCCGCCGCCGCGCAACGCAAGCAGGCGCTGCGCGCGAAGGTGCAGGTCGACCTGTACACGCCCGGTGAGTCGACCGGGCGGCCCATCCGCATCCCGATCGTCCCCGCCGGCATGCCCGAGATGACGCCGCAGGAGCGAGATCAGGTCTCGACCACCGCCGCAGGCGGCCTGGCGGCGATGATCGGGTACGGGCGCGCCGACGCCCACAAGAAGCGGACCGCGATCCTCAAGAAGGCGATCGAACTCCACGCGGACACCTCGGGCGCGACCCTGGACGACCTGCGCGACACGATCTCGCGACCCGATCCCGAGCTCCTCGCCGCGGTCGGGAACCTGACCCGCCACTTCAGCGCCGTCGCCGAGGATCTGGACACGCTGGCGATCCAGCGCGGCCAGCTGCTCTCGGGCGGCGGAGAGGTGCTCGATGTCCAGGCGATGATGGCGCCGCTGGCTGGCAAGACCCGCCTCACGATCATCAGCGCGGTGGCCTTGACCGACGTCGCCGTGCTGCAGTTCTTCGTGTCGAGGCTGCTGGTCGAGCTGGCCCGCATGGTCCGGCGGAACCCGGCCCCGACGCTGCGCACGGTCGCGTTGTTCGACGAGGCCGACATCTACATCCCGGCGGTGTCATCACCGCCGACCAAGGAGCCCATGTTCGAGCTGCTGCGCCGCGCTCGCTCGGGTGGCCTCGGCGTCTTCCTGGCGACGCAGAACCCCGGCGACCTCGACTACAAGGCGCGCGACAATATCGCCACGTGGCTCATCGGTCGCGTCGCGCAGGCGCGCGCGATCGACAAGATGCGCAACCTCATCGGCGCCTACCCCAACGTCGCCGTACGCCTGGCACAGCAGACGACCGGGAGCTTCTTCCTGATCAACCCCGCGCTGTCGGCCACCGCCCGGGAGCTCCGCGCGGACCAGGCCATCATGAAGACCCAGCAACTCGAGGAGCACGAGATCGCCGCGCTCGCGCGCGCCACCGCGTCGCCCTGA
- the scpB gene encoding SMC-Scp complex subunit ScpB, with the protein MARTKKRKTRVTAERDALESVAADAGVEITAGEDSDGAVSATAPAEAEAPDPVSAPDAEPDATPEPASVADPESVADPESVPDPESESESDSATESESESATESESATESESATESESATESESDLLDAAADLAPTGDVDPDAEPLDDELDDDEAVSPIAVQAAQLDEARFRSLIEALLFAADKPLTLARLRQLTRVSDTARIQAALDALIAAHADTGIVVSSISGGYSLRTHSSYSPWVQQLIAGRPVRLSRAQLETLAIVAYRQPITRPEIDQIRGVDSGATLKLLLDRSLIRILGKREEVGRPLLYGTTTEFLDFFSLNDLRELPTLREYSELSEESRGVVARMGMEVPAAPSVAGASDADLVAAMEPGGEGEGEANGDREANVGEDAAVVDGEGAGEPDADADLVADGDAGAHEDVELDAGAGVVAEGDAEPVADGEGVADAEADAEPVVGPEADAESGVDAEPDAEPVVDAEPVFAERDAGSETEPDTGSEPDTGSDTDAGSEPDTDTGPDTDAGSEPDAGSEPDTGSAPDTGSDTGSEPDAQTEPDAEPDTGSEPDTGSDTDTDTDTDAGPEPDAGSEPDTGSEPDTGSEPDTGSEPDTGSEPDTDTGSEPDTGSEPDTGSEPDTGSEPDAGSEPDAGSDGDGGTDAEPGAEAEDAPVGHILEEPAPAALEEPAGLPRADASIDATHDGVLGSPDPDDVIVDTDEGY; encoded by the coding sequence GTGGCCCGGACCAAGAAGCGCAAGACCCGAGTGACCGCCGAGCGTGACGCGCTCGAGTCGGTGGCTGCCGACGCCGGCGTGGAGATCACCGCGGGCGAGGACAGCGACGGTGCGGTCAGCGCAACCGCGCCCGCCGAGGCCGAAGCGCCTGACCCGGTCTCAGCGCCGGACGCGGAGCCCGACGCCACGCCTGAGCCCGCGTCGGTCGCGGATCCGGAGTCGGTCGCGGATCCGGAATCGGTCCCGGATCCAGAGTCGGAGTCGGAGTCGGACTCGGCCACGGAGTCGGAGTCGGAGTCGGCCACGGAGTCGGAGTCGGCCACGGAGTCGGAGTCGGCCACGGAGTCGGAGTCGGCCACGGAGTCGGAGTCGGACCTGCTGGACGCCGCCGCTGACCTCGCTCCCACCGGCGACGTCGATCCGGACGCCGAGCCGCTGGACGACGAGCTCGACGACGACGAGGCGGTCTCGCCCATCGCGGTCCAGGCGGCGCAGCTCGACGAGGCGCGGTTCCGGTCGCTGATCGAGGCGCTCCTGTTCGCCGCTGACAAGCCGCTGACGCTCGCGCGCCTGCGCCAGCTCACGCGCGTGTCCGACACCGCCCGGATCCAGGCCGCGCTCGACGCGCTGATCGCCGCCCACGCCGACACCGGCATCGTCGTGTCGTCGATCTCTGGCGGCTACTCGCTGCGCACGCACTCGTCGTACTCGCCGTGGGTGCAGCAGCTGATCGCGGGCCGGCCCGTGCGGCTGTCGCGGGCGCAGCTCGAGACCCTGGCGATCGTCGCGTACCGCCAGCCGATCACGCGTCCCGAGATCGATCAGATCCGCGGCGTCGACTCGGGCGCGACCTTGAAGCTGCTGCTCGACCGCAGCCTGATCCGCATCCTGGGCAAGCGGGAGGAGGTCGGTCGGCCGCTGCTCTACGGGACGACCACCGAGTTCCTGGACTTCTTCAGCCTCAACGATCTGCGCGAGCTGCCGACGCTGCGCGAGTACAGCGAGCTGTCCGAGGAGAGCCGCGGCGTGGTCGCGCGGATGGGGATGGAGGTGCCGGCGGCGCCGTCGGTCGCCGGCGCGAGCGACGCGGACCTGGTCGCAGCGATGGAGCCGGGGGGCGAGGGCGAGGGCGAGGCGAACGGGGACCGCGAGGCGAACGTGGGTGAGGACGCGGCGGTCGTGGACGGCGAGGGCGCGGGCGAGCCCGACGCTGACGCCGACCTGGTCGCCGACGGCGACGCCGGCGCCCATGAGGACGTCGAGCTGGACGCTGGCGCCGGGGTCGTCGCCGAGGGCGACGCCGAGCCGGTCGCGGACGGCGAGGGGGTCGCGGACGCCGAGGCCGACGCGGAGCCGGTCGTGGGCCCCGAGGCCGACGCGGAGTCGGGCGTGGACGCCGAGCCCGATGCAGAGCCGGTCGTGGACGCCGAGCCGGTCTTCGCCGAGCGCGACGCTGGCTCCGAGACCGAGCCCGACACCGGCTCCGAGCCCGACACCGGCTCCGACACCGACGCCGGCTCCGAGCCCGACACCGACACCGGCCCCGACACCGACGCCGGCTCCGAGCCCGACGCCGGTTCCGAGCCCGACACCGGTTCCGCGCCCGACACCGGCTCCGACACCGGCTCCGAGCCCGACGCCCAGACCGAGCCCGACGCCGAGCCCGACACCGGCTCCGAGCCCGACACCGGCTCCGACACCGACACCGACACCGACACCGACGCCGGCCCCGAGCCCGACGCCGGCTCCGAGCCCGACACCGGCTCCGAGCCCGACACCGGTTCCGAGCCCGACACCGGCTCCGAGCCCGACACCGGCTCCGAGCCCGACACCGACACCGGTTCCGAGCCCGACACCGGTTCCGAGCCCGACACCGGCTCCGAGCCCGACACCGGCTCCGAGCCCGACGCCGGCTCCGAGCCCGACGCCGGCTCCGACGGCGACGGCGGCACAGACGCCGAGCCGGGGGCCGAGGCCGAGGATGCGCCGGTTGGGCACATTCTCGAGGAGCCCGCGCCGGCCGCGCTCGAAGAGCCAGCGGGGTTGCCGCGGGCCGATGCATCGATCGACGCGACGCACGATGGTGTGCTCGGCAGTCCCGACCCCGACGATGTGATCGTCGATACCGACGAGGGCTACTGA
- a CDS encoding DUF559 domain-containing protein: protein MGGPEDGAVMRMLTRHQWVREHGTPRVTTLVGDPAIAQTWWHDWLRASQGEASLATTFAPPRDATDTWLSTAAIDAIKISTQRPRQPVAVIATAPMLARWLASRTDRVAVIIAEGVVELPLDGRSEAATTHSPPPSAAAPRARSRPEAKLFTALEATPATTGRFQLNQTLSFHFGPRPVEVDLLARADDLAIEVDGYHHFTDVDHYRLDREKDLLLQAHGYIVLRVLADDVDADARQAVQMVIRLLGIRDGARRRRKG, encoded by the coding sequence ATGGGGGGGCCCGAGGACGGAGCCGTCATGCGGATGCTCACGCGCCACCAGTGGGTGCGCGAGCACGGCACGCCGCGCGTGACGACCTTGGTCGGTGACCCCGCGATCGCGCAGACCTGGTGGCACGACTGGTTGCGAGCGAGCCAAGGCGAGGCGTCGCTCGCGACGACGTTCGCGCCGCCGCGCGATGCGACCGACACCTGGCTCTCGACCGCGGCGATCGACGCGATCAAGATCAGCACGCAGCGGCCACGGCAACCGGTCGCGGTGATCGCCACGGCGCCCATGCTCGCGCGGTGGCTCGCGTCCCGGACGGATCGCGTGGCCGTGATCATCGCGGAGGGCGTGGTCGAACTCCCACTCGACGGCAGGTCCGAGGCGGCGACCACCCACAGCCCGCCTCCGTCGGCCGCGGCCCCCAGAGCGCGCAGCCGACCGGAGGCCAAGCTGTTCACGGCGCTGGAGGCGACGCCCGCGACGACCGGCAGGTTCCAGCTCAACCAGACGCTGTCCTTCCACTTCGGACCGCGCCCGGTCGAGGTCGACCTGCTCGCCCGCGCGGACGACCTCGCGATCGAGGTCGATGGGTACCACCACTTCACCGACGTCGATCACTACCGCCTCGACCGCGAGAAGGACCTCCTCTTGCAAGCGCACGGCTACATCGTCCTGCGGGTCCTCGCCGACGACGTCGACGCCGACGCACGCCAAGCCGTCCAGATGGTGATCCGCCTGCTCGGAATCCGCGACGGGGCGCGCCGGCGCCGGAAGGGCTAA
- a CDS encoding site-specific tyrosine recombinase XerD translates to MARTLAIDRAVDLFLDHCKVERGLAPNTLDGYGRDLARLAGFLGARGRAIVDDITAVDLADHLAALTAAGQSARTRARALVAIRGLGRYLVGEKWLDADPSELIDAPRTAPRSPVVIGEDAVARIIAAAPRSTPRGLRDAAMLELIYATGLRVSELVGVPLADVNLKSGFVRVTGKGGKTRLVPMGGAARAAIEAYVATVRPTWLRDPRQPAMFLTERGRPMTRQGFWKLLGGYVRAAGVRAVGGAVSPHKLRHSFATHLLERGADLRAVQAMLGHADIATTQIYTHVSRARLVEQYRAAHPRAR, encoded by the coding sequence ATGGCGCGCACGCTGGCGATCGACCGCGCGGTCGACCTGTTCCTCGACCACTGCAAGGTCGAGCGCGGGCTCGCGCCCAACACGCTCGACGGCTACGGCCGCGATCTGGCGCGCCTGGCCGGGTTCCTGGGCGCGCGCGGCCGGGCGATCGTCGACGACATCACCGCGGTCGATCTGGCCGATCACCTGGCGGCGCTGACGGCGGCCGGGCAGTCGGCCCGGACCCGGGCCCGGGCGCTGGTCGCGATCCGCGGGCTCGGGCGCTACCTGGTCGGCGAGAAGTGGCTCGACGCCGACCCCAGCGAGCTGATCGACGCGCCCAGGACCGCGCCGCGCTCGCCGGTGGTGATCGGCGAGGACGCGGTGGCGCGGATCATCGCGGCGGCGCCGCGGTCGACCCCGCGCGGGCTGCGCGACGCGGCGATGCTCGAGCTGATCTACGCGACCGGCCTGCGGGTGTCCGAGCTGGTGGGCGTGCCGCTGGCCGACGTCAACCTGAAGAGCGGGTTCGTGCGCGTCACCGGCAAGGGCGGCAAGACCCGCCTGGTGCCGATGGGCGGCGCGGCCCGGGCCGCGATCGAGGCCTACGTCGCGACCGTGCGGCCGACCTGGCTGCGCGACCCCCGCCAGCCGGCGATGTTCCTGACCGAGCGCGGCCGGCCGATGACCCGGCAGGGCTTCTGGAAGCTCCTGGGCGGCTACGTCCGCGCGGCCGGGGTGCGGGCGGTCGGCGGCGCCGTCTCGCCGCACAAGCTGCGGCACTCGTTCGCGACCCACCTGCTCGAGCGCGGCGCCGACCTGCGCGCGGTCCAGGCCATGCTCGGCCACGCCGACATCGCGACGACCCAGATCTACACCCACGTCAGCCGGGCCCGGCTGGTCGAGCAGTACCGCGCCGCGCACCCGCGGGCTCGGTAG
- a CDS encoding segregation/condensation protein A, protein MSFAGGNYQVALDVFEGPLDLLLHLVKKHELEILDIPIAFVTQKYLEYLDAMQRLDIDVAGEYLVMAATLCHLKSRELLPNPEPEPVEELDEDAPLEEIDTRAELIKRLLEYQKYKAAANHLGDRPVVGRNVWGRGMALEDAIAEGIDAEAIAPLAPFPVHKLIEALDRLMRSAKIKVSHNVLIDRLSVSQRISELTDRLEREGTFTFTSMFRFAQPDVEMTYAEIKHEAVVTLLAVLEMAKLRLIAIRQDEGDVEIHIARVAEDLREAVARTVAGSDEYR, encoded by the coding sequence ATGAGCTTCGCCGGCGGCAACTACCAGGTCGCGCTCGACGTGTTCGAGGGCCCGCTCGACCTGCTCCTGCACCTGGTCAAGAAGCACGAGCTCGAGATCCTCGACATCCCGATCGCGTTCGTCACCCAGAAGTACCTCGAGTACCTCGACGCGATGCAGCGGCTCGACATCGACGTCGCCGGCGAGTACCTGGTGATGGCGGCGACCCTGTGCCACCTCAAGTCGCGCGAGCTCTTGCCCAACCCCGAGCCCGAGCCGGTCGAGGAGCTCGACGAGGACGCGCCGCTCGAGGAGATCGACACCCGGGCCGAGCTGATCAAGCGGCTGCTCGAGTACCAGAAGTACAAGGCCGCGGCCAACCACCTCGGCGACCGGCCCGTGGTCGGGCGCAACGTCTGGGGCCGGGGCATGGCGCTCGAGGACGCCATCGCCGAGGGCATCGACGCCGAGGCCATCGCGCCGCTGGCGCCGTTCCCGGTCCACAAGCTGATCGAGGCCCTCGACCGGCTGATGCGGTCGGCCAAGATCAAGGTCAGCCACAACGTCCTGATCGATCGCCTGAGCGTCAGCCAGCGCATCAGCGAGCTGACCGACCGGCTCGAGCGCGAGGGCACGTTCACGTTCACCTCGATGTTCCGGTTCGCGCAGCCCGACGTCGAGATGACCTACGCCGAGATCAAGCACGAGGCCGTCGTGACGCTGCTCGCGGTGCTCGAGATGGCCAAGCTGCGGCTGATCGCGATCCGCCAGGACGAGGGCGACGTCGAGATCCACATCGCCCGGGTCGCCGAGGACCTGCGCGAGGCCGTGGCCCGGACCGTGGCCGGCTCCGACGAGTACCGCTAG
- a CDS encoding site-2 protease family protein yields MNTEMTPERIQIVVQGMIMFIAAIALHEFGHAWMATRLGDSTPRRQGRLTLNPMAHADPIGTLLLPLVFLVSTGGIGFAWGKPVQHRSFDRKGNLLVAFAGPAMNVILAAFICTVHVALLKGGVVTLGDRISSGLVMAVFLNFILFFFNLIPAAPLDGGTVLRGLIPYSWLRTYDQYAVYAPFVLLAFMLIPAIGVIVRTPALFMTEHLYDVLLKIGGLPPLPGMG; encoded by the coding sequence GTGAACACCGAGATGACGCCCGAACGCATCCAGATCGTGGTGCAGGGCATGATCATGTTCATCGCGGCGATCGCGCTGCACGAGTTCGGGCACGCGTGGATGGCCACCCGGCTCGGCGACAGCACGCCGCGCCGGCAGGGGCGCCTGACGCTCAACCCGATGGCCCACGCCGATCCGATCGGCACGCTGCTCTTGCCGCTGGTGTTCCTGGTCTCGACCGGCGGCATCGGCTTCGCCTGGGGCAAGCCGGTCCAGCACCGGTCGTTCGACCGCAAGGGCAACCTGCTGGTCGCGTTCGCCGGGCCGGCGATGAACGTGATCCTGGCCGCGTTCATCTGCACCGTCCACGTCGCGCTGCTCAAGGGCGGCGTGGTCACGCTCGGCGATCGGATCTCGAGCGGCCTCGTCATGGCGGTGTTCCTGAACTTCATCCTGTTCTTCTTCAACCTGATCCCGGCGGCGCCGCTCGACGGCGGCACCGTGCTGCGCGGCCTGATCCCCTACAGCTGGCTGCGCACCTACGACCAGTACGCGGTCTACGCGCCGTTCGTGCTGCTGGCGTTCATGTTGATCCCGGCCATCGGCGTGATCGTGCGGACGCCGGCCCTGTTCATGACCGAGCACCTCTACGACGTGCTGCTGAAGATCGGCGGCCTGCCGCCGCTGCCGGGGATGGGATGA